In Streptomyces durocortorensis, a genomic segment contains:
- a CDS encoding cupin domain-containing protein, which yields MSSVKVAEEAAALPRAWSSAALARVGTASVKVLRMDGLPVEEERHTEPEVLLVLDGRLELTVDGGAVTVGPGEMYVVGAGVAHAVRPGSRGTLVIVERSCGTLDE from the coding sequence GTGTCGTCGGTCAAAGTGGCGGAAGAGGCGGCCGCCCTGCCCCGGGCGTGGAGTTCGGCGGCGCTCGCCCGGGTGGGAACGGCCTCGGTGAAGGTCCTGCGTATGGACGGGCTGCCGGTCGAGGAGGAGCGGCACACCGAACCGGAGGTGCTGCTGGTACTCGACGGCCGCCTCGAACTGACCGTGGACGGGGGCGCGGTGACGGTGGGACCGGGCGAGATGTACGTGGTGGGCGCGGGTGTCGCCCACGCGGTACGGCCCGGCAGCCGGGGCACGCTGGTCATCGTGGAGCGCAGCTGTGGCACGCTCGACGAATGA
- a CDS encoding TetR/AcrR family transcriptional regulator yields the protein MITSPSSVRRSERSRRAILRAALDLCTERGYGHVTIEAIAARAGVSKKTIYRWWPSKGAVLLEAFTDALVDATPFVDTGDIGADLRTHVAGAVNLLSVPPFGPAYAGILSELHHDDVLAQTLREQLVDPRVEEAVGRLRSAQQAGQIPPGADLPLAVEMLYGPLYYRHVLRKPVQDEETIAALVAHVLRALGAPGY from the coding sequence ATGATCACATCGCCGAGCAGTGTGCGCCGCAGCGAACGGTCACGTCGCGCGATCCTGCGAGCCGCCCTCGACCTCTGTACCGAGCGGGGGTACGGGCACGTCACGATAGAGGCCATCGCGGCCCGCGCCGGGGTCAGCAAGAAGACGATCTACCGCTGGTGGCCGTCGAAGGGAGCCGTCCTGCTGGAGGCGTTCACCGACGCCCTGGTCGACGCCACGCCGTTCGTGGACACCGGCGACATCGGAGCCGATCTGCGTACGCATGTGGCGGGTGCGGTGAACCTGCTCTCCGTCCCGCCGTTCGGCCCCGCCTACGCGGGCATCCTCTCGGAGCTGCACCACGACGACGTCCTCGCGCAGACCCTGCGGGAGCAGCTGGTCGACCCGCGCGTCGAGGAGGCGGTGGGCCGGCTGCGCAGCGCCCAGCAGGCGGGCCAGATCCCGCCCGGCGCGGACCTGCCGCTGGCCGTGGAGATGCTGTACGGCCCCCTCTACTACCGCCATGTGCTGCGCAAGCCGGTCCAGGACGAGGAGACGATCGCCGCTCTCGTGGCCCACGTGCTGCGGGCGCTGGGGGCGCCGGGGTACTGA
- a CDS encoding polyprenyl synthetase family protein has translation MTVVGPFGLHVRDQALEADVQSGLAAVEAGLLEATKSDVPFITEAAQHLVRAGGKRFRPLLVMLASQFGDPDAPGVVPSAVVVELTHLATLYHDDVMDEADVRRGVTSANTRWGNSVAVLTGDFLFARASHILADLGPEAVRIQAEAFERLVTGQILETAGPRDGRDPVDHYLDVLSGKTGSLVAVSGRLGAMMSGADERTVDILTQYGERLGIAFQLADDVLDIASDSHESGKTPGTDLREGIPTLPVLRLRAQAAEDGKPDDLELVELLDGDLSDDAVLAEALRRLRAHPALEQARKDTVRYAQEARATLAPLPEGYAKSALEELCDAVVHRAG, from the coding sequence GTGACCGTCGTCGGGCCGTTCGGACTGCACGTGCGGGACCAGGCTCTTGAGGCCGATGTCCAGTCGGGCCTGGCCGCTGTCGAGGCGGGGCTGCTCGAAGCCACCAAGAGTGATGTGCCCTTCATTACGGAGGCCGCCCAGCACCTGGTGCGGGCGGGGGGCAAGCGCTTCCGCCCGTTGCTGGTCATGCTCGCGTCACAGTTCGGTGATCCGGACGCCCCGGGCGTCGTGCCCTCGGCCGTCGTCGTCGAGCTGACGCACCTGGCCACGCTGTACCACGACGACGTGATGGACGAGGCGGACGTGCGGCGCGGGGTGACCAGCGCCAACACCCGCTGGGGCAACTCGGTGGCCGTCCTCACCGGCGACTTCCTGTTCGCCCGCGCCTCCCACATCCTGGCCGACCTCGGCCCCGAGGCGGTCCGCATCCAGGCGGAGGCCTTCGAGCGGCTCGTCACCGGCCAGATCCTGGAGACCGCGGGCCCGCGCGACGGCCGCGACCCGGTCGACCACTACCTGGACGTCCTCAGCGGCAAGACCGGCTCGCTGGTCGCCGTCTCCGGCCGGCTCGGCGCGATGATGTCCGGGGCGGACGAGCGGACCGTGGACATCCTCACGCAGTACGGGGAGCGGCTCGGCATCGCCTTCCAGCTCGCCGACGACGTCCTCGACATCGCCTCGGACTCCCACGAGTCCGGCAAGACCCCCGGCACCGATCTGCGCGAGGGCATCCCGACCCTCCCGGTCCTGCGGCTGCGCGCCCAGGCCGCCGAGGACGGCAAGCCCGACGACCTGGAGCTCGTCGAACTGCTCGACGGCGACCTGAGCGACGACGCCGTCCTCGCAGAGGCGCTGCGCCGACTGCGCGCCCACCCGGCGCTGGAGCAGGCCCGCAAGGACACCGTGCGTTACGCCCAGGAGGCGCGCGCCACGCTGGCGCCGCTGCCCGAGGGGTACGCGAAGTCCGCGCTGGAGGAGCTGTGCGACGCGGTGGTCCACCGGGCGGGCTGA
- a CDS encoding LolA family protein, with amino-acid sequence MAPNDSAETTGAETTGGATGTVVGRRKAARYIVPVAVAGVAAATIGLVPALANSGDPDLPKITAQELIEKIAASDEEQLSGTFKISTDLGLPLDGLAGSLVPGGADGSGEGKDGGADGSGEGKDGGAAAPQDKLMELTSGTHTLRVAADGPEKQKLSILGNASEYSVIHNQGEVWAYDSKSDEVYHAEAPEGRGGDKEAPEAPKGAPATPKDFAEQALKAAGDTTSVTVDGTAQVAGRDAYQLLIKPKQSGSTIGSVRIAVDAENGVPLKFTLSAASGGKAVVDAGFTKVDFSRPAASTFDFTPPKGAKVTEADELETGKDERGLAQKPLPGQLAELDGFEGVNVIGKGWTSIAEIKAPGGKGLPAAGSGDVPAEAQGFLDALGDKVTGKFGSGTVFKTRLVNALLTDDGRVYVGAVTKDALVRAADAAK; translated from the coding sequence ATGGCACCGAACGACAGCGCAGAGACCACCGGCGCAGAGACCACCGGCGGGGCCACGGGCACTGTCGTGGGCCGCCGGAAGGCGGCGCGCTACATCGTCCCCGTCGCGGTCGCGGGGGTGGCGGCCGCGACCATCGGACTCGTCCCGGCACTCGCGAACTCCGGCGACCCCGATCTGCCGAAGATCACCGCGCAGGAGCTCATCGAGAAGATCGCCGCTTCCGACGAGGAGCAGCTCTCCGGCACGTTCAAGATCAGCACCGACCTGGGCCTGCCCCTCGACGGCCTCGCGGGCTCGCTCGTACCGGGCGGGGCCGACGGCTCAGGCGAGGGCAAGGACGGCGGGGCCGACGGCTCAGGCGAGGGCAAGGACGGCGGGGCTGCCGCGCCGCAGGACAAGCTCATGGAGCTGACGTCCGGCACGCACACGCTGCGGGTGGCCGCCGACGGCCCGGAGAAGCAGAAGCTGTCCATCCTCGGAAACGCGTCCGAGTACAGCGTCATCCACAACCAGGGTGAGGTCTGGGCGTACGACAGCAAGTCCGACGAGGTCTACCACGCCGAGGCCCCCGAGGGCCGGGGCGGCGACAAGGAGGCCCCTGAGGCTCCCAAGGGCGCACCGGCCACCCCGAAGGACTTCGCCGAGCAGGCGCTCAAGGCGGCCGGGGACACCACCTCGGTCACCGTCGACGGCACGGCGCAGGTCGCCGGGCGGGACGCGTACCAGCTGCTGATCAAGCCCAAGCAGTCCGGTTCGACGATCGGCTCGGTCCGCATCGCCGTGGACGCCGAGAACGGCGTACCGCTGAAGTTCACCCTGTCCGCGGCGAGCGGCGGCAAGGCCGTGGTCGACGCCGGGTTCACCAAGGTCGACTTCTCCAGGCCCGCCGCGTCCACGTTCGACTTCACCCCGCCGAAGGGCGCCAAGGTCACCGAGGCCGACGAACTGGAGACCGGCAAGGACGAGCGGGGCCTGGCGCAGAAGCCGCTCCCCGGACAGCTCGCCGAACTGGACGGCTTCGAGGGCGTCAACGTCATCGGCAAGGGCTGGACCTCGATCGCCGAGATCAAGGCCCCCGGCGGCAAGGGCCTCCCCGCAGCGGGCTCGGGCGACGTCCCGGCCGAGGCGCAGGGCTTCCTCGACGCGCTCGGCGACAAGGTCACCGGAAAGTTCGGTTCGGGCACGGTCTTCAAGACGCGCCTCGTCAACGCCCTGCTGACGGATGACGGCAGGGTATATGTCGGAGCGGTGACGAAGGACGCGCTGGTGCGCGCCGCCGACGCCGCAAAGTAA
- a CDS encoding serine/threonine-protein kinase, which yields MGHETDGRQGLPEQGNASLAEQAGGSLLSHHIGGSPPPRIGSYVVERELGSGGMGTVYLARSRGGRAVAVKVARQELASDPHFRERFRAEVDAARSVGGFHTAPVVDADPTAAVPWLATAYVPGPTLTALLEAEGPMGEERLRQLGAALAEALAAIHGCGLVHRDLKPGNIIMAPDGPRVLDFGIARALESTRLTATGMAFGTPGFLAPEQAQGLEVGAAADVFALGAVLVAAAGGSAFGAGTPMGMMYRSVHEPPDLTAVPDGLRPVAESCLAKEPDQRPTPERLLDLFAPDNAPYSPTSPSPVIPAAPVAPVTPAAPVTPVTPVAAVPPPPSHSPFGAPSNAYLPPLHQAPTENALHVDDASAEADLAFIAVGRDSSLLVDAAGVTLGPTGVETQYGWAEISTVTYAAQGPKHLGVTVHLRNGTAHSCLLAARRRARLQEWLADLPLILECFL from the coding sequence ATGGGGCACGAGACGGACGGCCGCCAAGGCCTGCCGGAACAGGGCAACGCGAGTCTGGCGGAACAGGCCGGTGGCAGCCTGCTGTCCCACCACATAGGCGGAAGCCCGCCCCCGCGTATCGGCAGCTACGTCGTGGAGCGGGAGTTGGGATCCGGCGGGATGGGCACCGTCTATCTGGCGCGTTCGCGCGGTGGGCGTGCGGTGGCCGTGAAGGTGGCGCGTCAGGAGCTCGCGAGCGACCCGCACTTCCGGGAGCGGTTCCGTGCCGAGGTCGACGCCGCGCGCAGCGTGGGCGGCTTCCACACCGCCCCGGTGGTCGACGCCGATCCGACGGCAGCCGTGCCCTGGCTGGCCACGGCCTACGTTCCCGGGCCCACGCTCACCGCGCTGCTGGAGGCCGAGGGGCCCATGGGCGAGGAGCGGCTGCGGCAACTGGGCGCGGCGCTCGCCGAGGCGCTGGCGGCGATCCACGGCTGCGGCCTCGTCCACCGCGACCTGAAGCCCGGCAACATCATCATGGCCCCGGACGGGCCGCGCGTCCTGGACTTCGGTATCGCACGGGCGCTGGAGTCGACCCGGCTGACGGCCACCGGCATGGCCTTCGGGACACCGGGCTTCCTGGCGCCGGAACAGGCCCAGGGGCTCGAAGTCGGCGCCGCCGCCGACGTGTTCGCACTGGGCGCCGTGCTCGTCGCGGCGGCGGGCGGCAGCGCGTTCGGGGCGGGCACGCCCATGGGGATGATGTACCGGTCGGTGCACGAGCCGCCGGACCTGACCGCCGTACCGGACGGGCTGCGGCCGGTCGCGGAGTCGTGCCTGGCCAAGGAGCCGGACCAACGCCCGACCCCGGAGCGGCTGTTGGACCTGTTCGCCCCGGACAACGCGCCGTACTCCCCCACGTCGCCCTCACCCGTCATACCCGCTGCACCCGTCGCACCCGTTACACCCGCCGCACCCGTTACACCCGTTACACCCGTCGCGGCCGTACCCCCGCCGCCCTCCCACTCCCCCTTCGGCGCCCCATCCAACGCCTACCTGCCACCACTCCACCAGGCGCCGACCGAAAACGCCCTCCACGTGGACGACGCGTCGGCCGAAGCGGACCTCGCCTTCATCGCCGTCGGTCGGGACAGCTCGCTCCTCGTCGACGCCGCGGGCGTCACACTCGGTCCGACAGGCGTGGAGACGCAGTACGGCTGGGCCGAGATCAGCACGGTCACCTACGCGGCCCAGGGCCCCAAGCACCTCGGGGTCACCGTGCACCTGCGCAACGGCACCGCCCACTCGTGCCTGCTCGCGGCCCGCCGACGGGCCCGGCTCCAGGAGTGGCTTGCGGACCTGCCGCTGATCCTGGAGTGCTTTCTGTAG
- a CDS encoding ABC transporter ATP-binding protein: protein MTSTGTAASRDAAPNGSTAPFPAPDPVIRTRGLTKRYHGGQPAVDGLDLTVPGGSVFGFLGPNGSGKTTTIRMLMGLIDPTSGTAEVLGSPMPRATRTVLPQVGALIEGPALYGFLSGRDNLLRYDRADPTADPRTRRVRVDHALERVGLAAASGKKAKAYSLGMKQRLGLAAALLRPRRLLVLDEPTNGLDPQGMREIRSLVRELAADGTTVFLSSHLLDEIEQVCTHAAVMARGRLIVQGPVADLAATARGRLTVVTPDLAAAARILKAHGLTGLSADGDALSAPSADRDGSSASSASSAPRAPSADGDRLTADAPSAAVDLADLNAALVGGGVRVRFFGVERGSLEDAFVALTGEGFDVAG from the coding sequence ATGACGTCGACAGGGACAGCCGCCTCGCGAGACGCGGCCCCGAACGGCAGCACCGCCCCCTTCCCCGCTCCCGACCCGGTCATCCGGACCAGGGGCCTGACCAAGCGCTATCACGGCGGTCAGCCGGCCGTGGACGGCCTCGACCTCACCGTGCCCGGCGGCAGCGTCTTCGGCTTCCTCGGCCCCAACGGCTCCGGGAAGACCACGACGATCCGGATGCTGATGGGCCTCATCGACCCGACGTCCGGCACCGCCGAGGTGCTCGGCAGCCCCATGCCGAGGGCCACCCGTACGGTGTTGCCGCAGGTCGGCGCGTTGATCGAGGGGCCCGCGCTGTACGGGTTCCTGAGCGGCCGGGACAACCTCCTGCGGTACGACCGGGCCGACCCCACCGCCGACCCGCGCACCCGCCGGGTCCGCGTCGACCACGCCCTGGAACGGGTCGGGCTCGCCGCCGCCTCCGGCAAGAAGGCCAAGGCGTACTCCCTCGGCATGAAGCAGCGCCTCGGGCTGGCCGCGGCCCTGCTCCGGCCGCGCAGGCTGCTCGTCCTGGACGAACCGACCAACGGCCTAGACCCGCAGGGCATGCGCGAGATTCGTTCCCTTGTGCGGGAGCTGGCGGCCGATGGCACCACGGTCTTCCTCTCCTCCCACCTGCTGGACGAGATCGAGCAGGTCTGCACGCATGCCGCGGTGATGGCCCGGGGCCGGTTGATCGTCCAGGGCCCGGTCGCCGACCTTGCCGCGACAGCCCGGGGCCGGCTCACCGTCGTGACCCCGGACCTGGCCGCCGCCGCCCGCATCCTGAAGGCGCACGGACTCACGGGCCTGAGCGCCGACGGCGACGCCCTGAGCGCCCCAAGCGCCGACCGCGATGGCTCAAGCGCCTCAAGCGCCTCAAGCGCCCCAAGGGCCCCCAGCGCCGACGGCGACCGACTGACCGCCGACGCGCCGTCCGCTGCCGTGGACCTCGCCGACCTCAACGCGGCGCTGGTGGGCGGCGGGGTGCGGGTGCGGTTCTTCGGCGTCGAGCGGGGCTCGCTGGAAGATGCCTTCGTCGCGCTCACGGGAGAGGGATTCGATGTCGCAGGCTGA
- a CDS encoding ABC transporter permease — MSQAEQVTATGSADGPEAPPRPRSLLWTPPRPRNPLWTLGLLRSELTTLLRRHRTFALLGVLAAVPVLIGIAVRIETGGGGGGAGGTDGGAGPAFLAQVTNNGLFLVFASLAATLPVFLPMAVGVVAGDAIAGEASSGTLRYLLVAPAGRTRLLLAKYASVLTFCLVATLVVAASALAVGALLFPVGEVTTISGTRISFGEGLVRAGLTAAVVALSLTGFAALGLFVSTLTGSGIGAMAATVGLLITVQILDSIPQLSGVHAYLFPHYWMSFADVLREPVHWDDLVKNFQLQGLYVAVFGSAAWARFTAKDITA, encoded by the coding sequence ATGTCGCAGGCTGAGCAGGTCACGGCTACGGGGAGCGCGGATGGACCGGAGGCCCCGCCCCGCCCCCGTAGCCTGCTGTGGACCCCGCCCCGGCCCCGTAACCCGCTGTGGACCCTGGGCCTCCTCCGGTCCGAGCTCACCACCCTGCTCCGCCGCCACCGGACGTTCGCCCTGCTGGGTGTTCTCGCCGCCGTCCCCGTCCTCATCGGGATCGCGGTCCGTATCGAGACGGGCGGCGGCGGTGGAGGGGCGGGCGGAACGGACGGAGGGGCGGGCCCGGCGTTCCTCGCCCAGGTCACGAACAACGGCCTCTTCCTGGTCTTCGCCTCCCTCGCCGCGACCCTGCCGGTGTTCCTCCCGATGGCCGTCGGCGTCGTGGCGGGTGACGCGATCGCGGGCGAGGCGAGCAGCGGCACCCTGCGCTATCTGCTGGTAGCCCCGGCGGGCCGGACCCGGCTGCTCCTCGCCAAGTACGCCTCCGTCCTGACGTTCTGCCTGGTGGCGACCCTGGTCGTGGCCGCCTCGGCGCTGGCGGTGGGGGCGCTGTTGTTCCCGGTGGGGGAGGTGACCACGATCTCCGGGACGAGAATCAGCTTCGGCGAGGGACTGGTGCGGGCCGGGCTGACAGCGGCCGTCGTCGCGCTCTCGCTGACCGGGTTCGCAGCGCTCGGGCTGTTCGTCTCGACGCTGACGGGCAGCGGGATCGGGGCGATGGCGGCCACGGTGGGGCTGCTGATCACGGTGCAGATCCTGGACAGCATCCCGCAGCTGAGCGGGGTCCACGCCTATCTGTTCCCGCACTACTGGATGTCCTTCGCCGACGTCCTGCGCGAACCGGTCCACTGGGACGACCTGGTCAAGAACTTCCAGTTGCAGGGGCTGTACGTGGCGGTGTTCGGTTCGGCCGCCTGGGCACGCTTCACGGCCAAGGACATCACGGCCTGA
- a CDS encoding peptide MFS transporter, whose product MSHTAADTEQAEPPPEDDHAFFGHPRGLTTLSGLEVWERFSFLGMQAILVLFFADSVANGGMGMNPGTAASVSAAYGTLVYLVSVAGGWLADRILGSYRAVLYGGVLIACGHYSMAVPTDAMTWVGLGLISAGTGLLKPNVASMVGKLYRTEDERRDAGFALYYMGINIGAFAGPLITGWLGENWSWHWGFSAAAIGMTFGLIQYVAGRRHLAGRRHAAEFALAPDAMRRAVRMIIGGAVVAAVLATALALAGWLTMDRFVDVLTAVSVIAPVVYFVVMFRSPRVTAEERGRLRPYVVLFLGSVVFNFILFQAYSTMMLLASANARTEILGFHFPASWYASALGAFEVALAPVVAAVWVRMGPRQPHASNKIAFGVILGGLSFLLMVLPTSGHADDVYRMAAWWIVGSYLLLGLGDILLETSGMSATTKLAPKAFASQTMALWFLSLALANGIQAQIVKLYGQVSNPAYFGVNGAIAVAAGVAMIVAAPWLKRTMHPVH is encoded by the coding sequence TTGTCCCACACCGCCGCCGACACCGAGCAGGCCGAGCCGCCACCCGAAGACGATCATGCCTTCTTCGGGCATCCGCGGGGCCTGACGACGCTGTCCGGTCTGGAGGTCTGGGAGCGGTTCTCGTTCCTCGGCATGCAGGCGATCCTGGTGCTGTTCTTCGCCGACTCGGTGGCGAACGGCGGCATGGGCATGAACCCCGGCACCGCCGCCTCCGTGTCGGCCGCGTACGGGACCCTGGTCTATCTGGTCTCGGTCGCGGGCGGCTGGCTGGCCGACCGGATCCTCGGCTCGTACCGGGCCGTCCTGTACGGCGGCGTCCTCATCGCCTGCGGCCACTACTCGATGGCCGTGCCCACCGACGCGATGACCTGGGTGGGCCTCGGCCTGATCAGCGCCGGAACGGGCCTGCTCAAGCCCAACGTCGCCTCCATGGTCGGCAAGCTCTACCGCACCGAGGACGAGCGGCGCGACGCCGGCTTCGCCCTCTACTACATGGGCATCAACATCGGCGCCTTCGCCGGACCGCTGATCACCGGCTGGCTCGGCGAGAACTGGAGCTGGCACTGGGGCTTCTCGGCCGCCGCGATCGGGATGACCTTCGGCCTGATCCAGTACGTCGCGGGCCGCCGTCACCTGGCCGGGCGTAGGCACGCCGCCGAATTCGCGCTGGCCCCCGACGCGATGCGCCGCGCGGTGCGGATGATCATCGGCGGGGCCGTGGTGGCCGCCGTCCTGGCCACCGCGCTGGCCCTGGCCGGCTGGCTCACGATGGACCGGTTCGTCGACGTCCTCACCGCCGTCTCGGTGATCGCGCCGGTCGTCTACTTCGTGGTGATGTTCCGCTCCCCCCGGGTCACCGCCGAGGAGCGCGGCAGGCTCCGCCCGTACGTCGTCCTCTTCCTCGGGTCCGTCGTCTTCAACTTCATCCTCTTCCAGGCGTACTCGACGATGATGCTGCTCGCGTCCGCCAACGCCCGGACCGAGATCCTCGGCTTCCACTTCCCCGCCAGCTGGTACGCCTCCGCGCTCGGCGCCTTCGAGGTGGCGCTGGCCCCGGTGGTAGCCGCCGTCTGGGTCAGGATGGGCCCCCGCCAGCCGCACGCCTCCAACAAGATCGCGTTCGGCGTGATCCTCGGCGGGCTCTCCTTCCTGCTGATGGTCCTGCCCACCTCCGGCCACGCGGACGACGTGTACCGGATGGCGGCCTGGTGGATCGTCGGCTCGTATCTGCTGCTCGGCCTCGGCGACATCCTGCTGGAGACCTCCGGCATGTCCGCCACCACCAAGCTCGCCCCGAAGGCGTTCGCCAGCCAGACGATGGCGCTGTGGTTCCTCTCCCTCGCCCTGGCCAACGGCATCCAGGCCCAGATCGTGAAGCTGTACGGCCAGGTCTCCAACCCCGCGTACTTCGGCGTCAACGGGGCGATCGCGGTGGCGGCCGGGGTCGCGATGATCGTCGCCGCACCCTGGCTGAAGCGCACGATGCACCCCGTCCACTGA
- a CDS encoding carbon-nitrogen hydrolase family protein, which yields MKIAAAQLTCVPADIPANVRRLAALAGQAREQGAELLVLPELALTGYELGALSEDPGLLVDANDQRLDALRSSGIAIVVNAAVANGVPGARPAIGTFVYGPDGELITRYLKQHLYEQERSLFAPGDRDGRFELGGVRFALAICYDSHFADLSARAAADGCQVYLASALYGTGDGVEQRATVYPRMAEDTGLFVALANHVGPSGPWTGCGRAAIWAPGGELLAEADDRTPMLVTAEVGRSGVSTR from the coding sequence ATGAAGATCGCCGCAGCTCAGCTCACGTGTGTTCCGGCGGACATCCCCGCCAACGTCCGCCGGCTCGCCGCCCTCGCCGGACAGGCCCGTGAGCAGGGGGCCGAGCTGCTGGTGCTCCCGGAGCTGGCTCTCACCGGCTACGAGCTCGGGGCGCTGTCCGAGGACCCCGGCCTCCTGGTGGACGCGAACGACCAGCGGCTGGACGCCCTCCGGTCGAGCGGGATCGCGATCGTCGTCAACGCCGCAGTGGCCAACGGAGTCCCGGGGGCCCGCCCCGCCATCGGCACCTTCGTGTACGGCCCCGACGGCGAGCTGATCACGCGCTACCTCAAGCAGCACCTCTACGAGCAGGAGCGCTCCCTGTTCGCGCCCGGTGACCGGGACGGCCGGTTCGAGCTCGGGGGTGTCCGCTTCGCCCTGGCCATCTGTTACGACAGCCACTTCGCCGACCTGTCCGCGCGGGCGGCGGCGGACGGCTGCCAGGTCTATCTGGCCTCCGCGCTGTACGGGACGGGGGACGGCGTCGAGCAGCGGGCGACCGTCTACCCCCGCATGGCCGAGGACACCGGCCTCTTCGTCGCCCTCGCCAACCACGTGGGCCCTTCCGGCCCGTGGACCGGTTGTGGCCGGGCCGCGATCTGGGCCCCGGGCGGCGAACTCCTAGCCGAGGCGGACGACCGTACGCCGATGCTGGTCACGGCCGAGGTCGGTCGGTCCGGGGTGTCGACACGCTGA